A genome region from Deltaproteobacteria bacterium RIFCSPHIGHO2_02_FULL_44_16 includes the following:
- a CDS encoding DNA gyrase inhibitor YacG, with the protein MKKLTKIKCPYCGGATVWEENLYRPFCSERCKLLDLGKWASDEYRIEGEKTSDPKDTEDDDQ; encoded by the coding sequence ATGAAGAAACTCACCAAAATAAAATGCCCTTACTGTGGAGGAGCGACAGTGTGGGAAGAGAATCTTTATCGTCCCTTTTGCTCGGAGCGTTGTAAGCTGCTCGATCTTGGGAAATGGGCAAGTGATGAATATCGCATTGAGGGTGAAAAAACCTCAGATCCCAAAGACACAGAAGATGATGACCAATAA
- a CDS encoding AAA family ATPase, which translates to MATLFDQIARTHAPLAERMRPKILEDVVGQTHLIGKGKPLTSLIEADTLPSIIFWGPPGTGKTTLARIIAHHTKAKFFQLSAVLSGVKELRDIIEEANTARKFNGQRSLLFIDEIHRWNKAQQDALLPHVEDGTITIIGSTTENPSFEVIGALLSRTKVYVIEPLSHGDLKKVVLKALQDEEKGLGKFHLTMNDDALNFLCASADGDARRALNTLEIAADLVKTHFKTDGVRVAPTSDPRGAPRQRGGETTEVTGPVSADRFEIGFCINLNHVEAALQKKSLFYDKKGEEHYNVISAFIKSMRGSDPDAAIYYLARMLEAGEEPLFCARRMVIFASEDIGNADSQAVQVAISCMQAFDFVGMPEGWIPLAQCATYLASAPKSNASYMAYKKAKTDIEKHGVLQTPKHIRNAPTKLMKELDYGKNYKYAHDYEENFVIGEKYLPEKLQGTIYYEPTENGEEKEISERLKKWRTSSKK; encoded by the coding sequence ATGGCCACTCTTTTTGATCAGATCGCGCGCACTCATGCTCCCCTCGCAGAGCGGATGCGGCCCAAAATACTTGAAGACGTTGTCGGCCAGACGCATCTCATCGGCAAAGGGAAACCTCTTACGTCTCTCATCGAAGCTGACACCCTCCCCTCGATCATCTTCTGGGGACCTCCGGGAACGGGGAAAACCACGCTCGCACGAATTATCGCGCATCACACGAAAGCAAAATTTTTTCAACTCTCTGCAGTTCTTTCTGGCGTCAAAGAACTTCGCGACATTATCGAAGAGGCAAACACAGCCCGAAAATTTAACGGTCAGCGAAGTCTTCTTTTCATTGATGAAATTCATCGCTGGAATAAAGCGCAGCAGGACGCACTTCTGCCGCACGTTGAAGACGGCACGATTACGATCATCGGTTCAACTACGGAAAACCCTTCGTTTGAAGTCATCGGCGCGCTTCTTTCTCGAACCAAAGTTTATGTGATTGAACCTCTCTCACATGGTGATCTCAAAAAAGTTGTGTTGAAAGCCTTACAGGATGAAGAAAAAGGACTTGGGAAATTTCATCTGACTATGAACGATGATGCTCTCAACTTTTTATGCGCAAGCGCTGATGGTGATGCACGTCGGGCGTTGAATACATTGGAAATTGCTGCTGACCTTGTCAAAACACATTTCAAAACAGATGGCGTACGGGTGGCACCGACGTCGGATCCCAGGGGCGCCCCGCGCCAGCGGGGAGGTGAAACGACGGAGGTGACAGGACCCGTATCTGCGGATCGTTTTGAAATTGGTTTTTGCATAAACCTGAACCATGTCGAAGCAGCGCTGCAGAAAAAAAGTCTGTTTTACGACAAAAAAGGAGAAGAACATTACAATGTCATCAGCGCATTCATCAAAAGTATGCGCGGTTCTGATCCTGACGCTGCTATCTACTATCTCGCACGCATGTTAGAGGCCGGCGAAGAGCCTCTCTTTTGCGCTCGCCGCATGGTGATCTTTGCATCAGAAGATATCGGCAACGCTGATTCGCAAGCAGTGCAAGTGGCGATCAGCTGCATGCAAGCGTTTGATTTTGTCGGCATGCCTGAAGGATGGATTCCGCTCGCGCAGTGCGCGACCTATCTCGCAAGCGCTCCCAAATCGAATGCGAGTTATATGGCATACAAGAAAGCAAAAACAGATATAGAAAAGCACGGAGTGCTGCAAACACCAAAACATATTCGCAACGCTCCGACAAAACTCATGAAGGAACTCGATTACGGCAAGAATTACAAATACGCACATGACTATGAAGAAAATTTTGTTATCGGTGAAAAATATCTTCCTGAAAAACTGCAAGGGACCATTTATTATGAACCGACCGAAAACGGGGAAGAAAAAGAAATCTCTGAACGATTAAAGAAGTGGCGCACATCTTCTAAGAAATAA